CGGCTCGGCTTGGTCTGATGCTCGCCCTGCCGCCGGAGAACAAGGCGACGGCGGTGTGGCCCCCTTCGGGCATCGCCTTGGCCGCTTTACTGTTGTTCAGTCATCGGATCTGGCCCGGCGTCTGGCTGGGGGCATTTCTGGCGAACCTCTGGGACGGCTTCAGCACGGCCACCCCGTTCCCCCTGTCGGCTCACCTGTTCGTGTCGGCGGGCATCGCCACCGGCTCCA
The nucleotide sequence above comes from Nitrospira sp.. Encoded proteins:
- a CDS encoding MASE1 domain-containing protein, giving the protein MTETRSTDGWLRWLALVVALAALYVVTARLGLMLALPPENKATAVWPPSGIALAALLLFSHRIWPGVWLGAFLANLWDGFSTATPFPLSAHLFVSAGIATGS